In the Ferroacidibacillus organovorans genome, ACTTCACTCACACCCCCTAGGCGTAGCCATAGACCGGTATTACGAGTTTCGGGGCTAAACTAAATTTGACAATTCCAGAACGAACAGGAGAGATCGTCAGTGCTGAAACAATCATAAACTATGTGTGGGGAGACAGAGATACTGGTACGAGGGAAAACTTCAACGTCCAAATTTTGCGATTGCGCAAAAGAATCGAAATTGATTACCGATCACCGAAACTGATTCTCACTGTTCGAGGAAGTGGATATATTTTGATGACAAAGAATGGGGGATTTAGAGATGGATAAAAAAGGGTTTATGTAGATAACACATGAGTTATGCAGTTGTCCCCAATAATTGGGTATTGGTAGGTTCAAACCATCTCATTTCCAGTTTCGTTGGCCAAAAATCGCGTATAAGTCTTGCAAATTTCTTTGCGGGTGTGTCAAGATCAATCGA is a window encoding:
- a CDS encoding winged helix-turn-helix domain-containing protein; this translates as MTIPERTGEIVSAETIINYVWGDRDTGTRENFNVQILRLRKRIEIDYRSPKLILTVRGSGYILMTKNGGFRDG